In Sebaldella sp. S0638, the following are encoded in one genomic region:
- a CDS encoding peptide ABC transporter substrate-binding protein, with protein sequence MKKVYVFLLTVLLGLILSCEKDIKPADVKPVQDIKKKTNRLIIRGTEEPVSVNPNLSQTQTGILINSFLNEGLTKIGKDGTLIPGLAERWEVSEDGKVWKFYLRDNLKWSNGDIITANDFRFSWINVLSPSTKAEFSNFLYIIKGAEEYSRHNGKLADVGIKAINNKTLEVTLDRPSIYFPLLLAHPVFFPVSEKFYLGSKEDFGSRPETITSSGPYILREWNTGNNLLLVKNPYYWDKGSIKPEEIEVKIIPDTLKAMSAFNSGEIDIVNLEQELYQEYKDDQRLQKYQNGRIFYISFNVKDKIFENPKIRKAVELSINKKEITDVVLEGSGKPADRLISVLIPGFEEAENSEESENSYGYAPKRGKRLYKEGLRELKTEKLPVIKLYIKEDYVNRKVADYIKLKLKENLDMDIEIVTNAKDSYVMRLSDEKPIYADPMGYLKLFKSNYRDNYGFYSSLEYDKLVNEINIEMHNQERIKFSKDAEKILMKDVPVVFLYFQEREVMVSPRVKNIYFRSFGMKYYVLEAEITE encoded by the coding sequence ATGAAAAAGGTTTATGTTTTTTTATTAACAGTTTTATTAGGTTTGATATTATCCTGTGAAAAGGATATAAAACCAGCTGATGTAAAACCGGTTCAGGACATAAAGAAAAAAACAAACAGACTTATAATAAGAGGAACAGAAGAACCGGTATCGGTAAATCCTAATTTATCACAAACACAAACCGGAATATTGATCAATTCTTTTTTGAATGAGGGACTTACTAAAATAGGAAAAGACGGAACGCTTATTCCCGGACTTGCCGAAAGATGGGAAGTGAGCGAAGACGGAAAAGTTTGGAAATTTTATCTGAGAGATAATCTGAAATGGTCGAATGGTGATATTATCACTGCGAATGATTTCAGGTTTTCATGGATAAACGTTCTGAGTCCTTCTACAAAAGCAGAGTTTTCTAATTTTCTGTATATAATAAAAGGAGCGGAAGAATACAGCAGACACAATGGGAAGCTGGCAGATGTGGGGATAAAGGCAATAAATAATAAGACACTGGAAGTAACTCTGGACAGACCGTCAATATATTTTCCGTTATTACTTGCACATCCGGTATTTTTTCCTGTTAGTGAGAAGTTTTATCTCGGATCAAAGGAAGATTTTGGTTCAAGACCGGAAACAATTACTTCAAGCGGTCCGTATATACTAAGAGAATGGAATACGGGAAATAATCTGCTTTTGGTAAAAAATCCGTATTACTGGGATAAAGGAAGCATAAAGCCTGAGGAGATAGAAGTGAAGATAATTCCTGATACTTTGAAGGCAATGAGTGCATTTAATTCCGGCGAGATAGATATAGTAAATCTGGAACAGGAATTATATCAGGAATATAAAGATGATCAAAGACTGCAAAAATATCAGAACGGCCGTATATTTTACATTTCATTTAATGTTAAAGATAAAATATTTGAGAATCCGAAAATAAGAAAAGCAGTGGAATTAAGCATAAATAAAAAAGAGATTACAGATGTGGTACTGGAGGGAAGCGGAAAGCCCGCTGACAGACTTATATCTGTTTTAATTCCCGGTTTTGAGGAAGCAGAAAACAGCGAAGAATCTGAAAACAGCTACGGCTATGCACCGAAAAGAGGTAAAAGATTATATAAAGAAGGTCTTAGAGAGCTGAAAACCGAAAAGCTTCCTGTAATAAAGCTTTATATAAAAGAGGATTATGTAAACAGGAAAGTTGCTGACTACATAAAATTAAAGCTGAAAGAAAATCTGGATATGGATATAGAGATAGTAACTAATGCAAAAGACAGTTATGTAATGAGATTAAGTGACGAGAAACCTATTTATGCAGATCCGATGGGATATTTGAAATTATTTAAATCAAATTACAGAGATAATTACGGTTTTTACTCAAGTCTGGAATATGACAAACTTGTAAATGAAATTAATATTGAGATGCATAATCAGGAGAGGATCAAGTTTTCCAAAGACGCAGAAAAAATACTTATGAAAGATGTACCGGTAGTATTTCTGTATTTTCAGGAAAGAGAGGTAATGGTCAGCCCAAGAGTGAAAAATATATATTTTAGAAGTTTTGGCATGAAATATTATGTACTGGAAGCTGAAATTACAGAATAA
- a CDS encoding DKNYY domain-containing protein, producing MHKVLALLTGIFIFYGSFACIVYEEGPERVSWRYGYIKAGNEIFYGSYLETKALSTDGDSVKTNFRKLRKAVGVDIETFQEINQCYGADKDRVYYQGVEFVPNDNFQILGSYDSDITYRDGTVEHIKDYVIKTSDSVYDGLKFLNLDSPSFKLLYAGRGGIIYAQDKTGIYYKGVKKIDSFPVKENEYRILGNSGHIYLITKHRVYMEDKMIKEADPSTFSIFEEGGFPEISMDKKNYYKNGEKMTSWEVDKLFKVKKEK from the coding sequence ATGCATAAGGTTTTGGCATTATTAACAGGAATTTTTATTTTTTACGGCAGTTTTGCATGTATTGTATATGAAGAAGGGCCTGAGAGAGTATCGTGGCGGTATGGTTATATAAAAGCCGGCAATGAAATTTTTTACGGCAGTTATCTTGAAACAAAGGCTCTGTCCACAGACGGAGATTCTGTAAAAACGAATTTCAGAAAACTGAGAAAAGCTGTAGGAGTGGATATTGAAACATTTCAGGAGATAAATCAGTGTTATGGTGCTGATAAAGACAGAGTTTATTATCAGGGTGTGGAATTCGTCCCGAATGATAATTTTCAGATTTTAGGAAGTTATGATTCTGATATTACATATAGAGATGGTACAGTGGAACATATTAAGGATTATGTAATCAAGACTTCTGACAGTGTGTATGACGGATTAAAATTTTTGAATCTTGATTCTCCTAGTTTCAAACTTCTTTATGCAGGGCGCGGAGGAATTATATATGCACAGGATAAAACAGGAATATACTATAAAGGCGTGAAGAAAATAGACAGTTTTCCCGTAAAGGAAAATGAATACAGAATACTTGGGAACAGCGGACATATTTATTTGATTACCAAACACAGGGTATATATGGAAGATAAAATGATAAAAGAGGCTGATCCTTCGACATTCAGTATATTTGAAGAAGGGGGATTCCCTGAAATATCAATGGATAAAAAAAATTATTATAAAAACGGCGAAAAAATGACTTCGTGGGAAGTAGATAAATTATTTAAGGTAAAAAAAGAAAAATAG